The Gopherus evgoodei ecotype Sinaloan lineage chromosome 8, rGopEvg1_v1.p, whole genome shotgun sequence genome includes a region encoding these proteins:
- the LOC115655906 gene encoding 2-5A-dependent ribonuclease-like — MEDTGNSKEEILTSRNETAADKPSLLNNAVRNHSIDTVRQLLKEGADVNSKVEGGWTPLHSAVQADEEEIVDLLLEKGADPCARKKNGATPFVVAGIVGNVRLLELFLSKGSKINEYDDNGFTAFMEAAGYGNEDALRFLYNNGADVNLRRVVNEEKRTLNKGGATALMDAAREGHLSVVNMLVSEMKADMNICDNQDRNALIYAFLPSDNKTRESILPIVHFLLDCGVDVNRRDEHGKTTLILAVEMQSLDLVKALLEKNEVDINDADREGKTALMIAVEKNYYEIAKLLCERGARTDLGDLIGIVNRKYNKKMADLLRPYGAKAGPSQPQDWEPTSKCWGEQLKVLYNMYRPMIGKLKILQHNDFRIQRTSQGGIYLGLYDGKEVAVKIFCIGTEIAKQEKMCLEQCLTSNHLVKLFGAEEKKPCLYLCLSLCEKNLEEHLSASENEVNCKSVLKTLFEAVQELHMFGFGHQDLHPRNILIDAAGKVRLADFDKSKRLSEGQKDDVIIKDLKALSRLVLYVVTVGKVPFEENDRDDLDKSCPEDVQDYVEIADLRKSLVSPGEGSPVENLLRDLIQHPFFWSKQIRYRFLRDVGNESDIKTRNTKHHNNKSEILKALNCDGHPLQQWTEQIDKLVLDSMLKHFKNKKKQYENYVTDLLRFIRNMGEHFDEREEKVKEIIKEPSEYFMNLFPELTVYVYKCLCSIQHRRHFPSPESLSQV; from the exons ATGGAGGACACTGGTAACAGCAAGGAGGAGATATTGACCTCCAGAAATGAAACAGCAGCAgacaaaccctctctgctaaacaATGCTGTCCGAAACCATTCAATAGATACAGTCCGGCAGCTGTTGAAAGAAGGAGCAGATGTTAATTCCAAGGTAGAAGGTGGTTGGACACCTCTGCACAGTGCTGTACAGGCTGATGAGGAAGAGATCGTTGAtcttctgctggagaaaggtgctgATCCGTGTGCTAGGAAGAAAAATGGTGCCACTCCCTTTGTTGTCGCAGGGATAGTCGGAAATGTGCGACTTTTAGAGCTCTTCCTTTCTAAGGGGTCAAAAATCAATGAGTATGATGACAATGGTTTCACAGCTTTTATGGAGGCTGCTGGCTATGGGAATGAGGATGCCTTAAGATTCTTATACAATAATGGGGCAGATGTGAATTTGAGGAGGGTGGTTAACGAGGAGAAAAGGACACTGAATAAAGGTGGGGCAACAGCCCTGATGGATGCTGCCAGGGAGGGCCACCTCTCAGTTGTAAACATGCTTGTCAGTGAGATGAAGGCTGACATGAACATCTGTGACAACCAGGACAGGAATGCTTTAATCTATGCCTTCCTTCCAAGTGATAACAAGACAAGGGAGTCAATTCTCCCAATAGTTCATTTCCTGCTGGATTGTGGTGTTGATGTGAACAGAAGAGATGAACATGGGAAAACTACCCTCATCCTGGCAGTCGAGATGCAAAGTCTGGATTTGGTGAAAGCTTTATTGGAGAAGAATGAAGTTGACATCAATGATGCTGACAGAGAGGGCAAAACAGCACTGATGATAGCTGTAGAGAAAAACTATTACGAAATAGCAAAGCTACTGTGTGAAAGAGGGGCAAGGACCGACCTTGGGGACCTTATTGGGATTGTCAATAGGAAATACAATAAGAAAATGGCAGATCTTCTTCGCCCGTACGGCGCCAAGGCTGGTCCAAGTCAACCTCAAGATTGGGAACCCACCAGCAAATGCTGGGGAGAGCAGCTGAAAGTTCTCTACAACATGTATCGTCCTATGATTGGAAAACTTAAAATCCTCCAACATAATGATTTCAGGATTCAGAGAACCTCCCAAGGGGGCATCTACCTGGGACTCTATGATGGGAAAGAGGTGGCTGTGAAGATATTCTGCATTGGCACAGAAATTGCTAAACAAGAGAAAATGTGCCTTGAACAATGTTTGACCAGCAACCATTTAGTAAAGCTTTTTGGTGCTGAAGAAAAGAAACCCTGCCTGTACTTGTGCCTCTCGCTCTGTGAGAAGAACCTTGAAGAACACCTGAGTGCATCAGAGAATGAAGTGAATTGCAAGAGTGTTCTTAAGACACTCTTTGAGGCAGTTCAAGAACTACACATGTTTGGATTTGGCCATCAGGATCTACACCCACGTAACATTTTGATAG ATGCTGCTGGTAAAGTTCGCTTAGCGGATTTTGATAAGAGCAAAAGATTGAGTGAAGGACAGAAGGATGATGTTATAATCAAAGACCTGAAG GCGCTCAGCAGGCTGGTCTTGTATGTTGTAACAGTGGGTAAGGTCCCCTTTGAGGAAAATGATAGAGATGATTTGGATAAAAGTTGTCCAGAGGATGTGCAGGACTATGTGGAGATAGCAGACCTTAGGAAAAGTCTGGTCTCTCCTGGTGAAGGAAGCCCAGTTGAGAACCTGCTGAGAGACTTGATCCAACATCCCTTTTTCTGGAGCAAGCAGAT CAGGTACAGGTTCCTGAGAGACGTTGGGAATGAGAGCGATATCAAAACACGCAACACCAAGCATCACAACAACAAGAGTGAGATTCTGAAAGCTTTGAATTGTGATGGGCACCCTCTgcagcagtggactgagcag ATTGACAAATTGGTTCTGGATAGCATGCTCAAGCACTTCAAGAACAAGAAGAAACAGTATGAAAACTATGTCACGGACCTACTGAGGTTCATCAGGAACATGGGCGAGCACTTTGATGAGAGGGAAGAAAA GGTCAAGGAAATAATCAAGGAGCCCTCGGAGTATTTCATGAACCTATTTCCAGAACTGACAGTTTATGTCTACAAGTGTTTATGCAGCATACAGCATCGTAGACATTTTCCAAGCCCTGAGAGTCTTTCTCAGGTGTAa